The genomic region GCCTGCTTCTGCGTCACGCCCCGCTTGGCGACGAGGATGTTGATCAGATCGGACTTGAGCATCGGACGCTCCCGCAAACCCGGTGACCCCTTGGAAACAGGGCACTCTGGCCCTCGGTCGAATCCTGAAAACATAACAGAACGCATCCCCCATGCAAGCGAGGTGGATAGCCAACCACCCAGAACCTCTACGGATTTCCGCCAGCCGCAACCCTTCGAGGTGGGGCGGGCACGGCCTCGGCCAGTCCCGGACGCAGTGGCACCACGAGGTCCAGCCACCGGGTGCGGCGCAGCATGTCGAGGCCGGCACAGTCGGCCGCCTGGAAGAGGGGCTCCATCTGCTCGAAGCCGGGGGCGCGGGGGCCTTCCCAGCTCTCGGCGTCGCCGCTGATCATCACCCCGTGCACGGCCAGCGTGGTGTCCGCCAGGGTGAGGGTGGCCGGGTCCCTGGCGGGACGGACGCCGCCCCGGCGCAGGCGCTCCAGCAGCTCTGCTTCCACCATGCGGTCGACGACCTCGTGGACGAGCGACTCGGGGACCCGGAGCCGGGTCGCCAGTTCGCGGGGCGTGGGAGCTTGCGTCCCATCCACCCAGGCCAGCGTGGCCTCCTGGGCGATGCGGGCGCCTACCAGCTCGTACGCGCGCGGATGGCTCCCGAAGGCGAAGAGCGAGTCCCGGAAGGCGGCGTGCTCCACCGCGTAGGAGAGCCGCGCGCCGAAGAGGAGCAGCAGCCAGCTCACGTACACCCAGGCGAGGAACAGGGGCAGGGCGCTGAGGGAGGCGTAGATGGGGTTGTGGCGGAAGCTGCGGACGGCGAACTCGGCGTAGACCTGCTTGGCGACAATCCACCCGAGGCCGGCCACCAGTCCTCCCGCGAGCGCCGAGCGCACCCGCACGTGGGAGTAGGGCGTCCAGTAGTACAGCAGGGTGAGGCTGGCCACGGCGATGAGCGTGGTGCCCAGCAGGATGAAGGAGGGGGCGTGGGGCGCGTGGCTCTGCAGGAAGTCGCGGACCTTGCCCGTCCCGGAGAAGGAGACGGCGAGGAAGAAGGGGCCCAGCACCAGGAGGCCCGCGTAGATGAGCAGGCGCACGCCCCACGGACGCTGGCGACGGATGCCCCACAGCTCGTTCACCGCGCCATCGAGCTGTCGCAGCAGCGAGCCCGCCGACAGCATGACCGCGAGAAAGCCCGCGCTGCCGATGGCGATGCGGTTGCTGGGCTGCAGGAACCGGTCGAGGAACACGGACGTCTTCCCCACCACCCCGGGGTCCAGCAGCTCGCCCACGACGCGGCGCAGCTCGGCCTTGAAGCCGTCCTGGTGGAAGGCGGTGAGCAGCACCAGCGCCACCGTCAGCAGCGGCACCAGCGAGAACATGCTGATGTAGGTGAGCGCGGCGGCCCGCAGCCGGAGGTTCTCCCCGCGGAAGCCCTGGGCGACGGTCCGCGCCGCCATGAAGGTGTCCGTCGCGAAGCGCCCCACCTGGGTGGCTTCGAAGGGCGTCCAGAGCCGGACGGCCCAGGCCTGCGCCCTGGCGCGAGTCGCCCTCAGCCACGGAAGCGGATTGGCCGTCATGGCTCCCCCCTGTCGCTCCGGCGCGCGCCGGCCCGGGCCCACCCGCGGAGCGCGGTACGGTGCCTGTCAAGGGGCGGCCCGCTGGGGAGATAGGAGGAAATCATTCCGTGGGAGCTGGCCGGGCCCGGAGCTGACAACGCCCCGCGGCACGGGGCCACAGGGTAGCCAATTCGAGGCCCCCGGGGCCAGCCCACCCCAGGTCGGGTGGACGGCCAGCGCCCTGCATCCGACACCGCCCGGGCGCTCCTGCCTGGCAGACCCCGCCGGGCACCCACGGCGCGATAGCCCTGGCTGGGACGCCCAAGGCCCCTTACAGGAGCCCGCGGAGCCCGCGCAGGAAGGACCCACGGCGCGGGGTGAAGCAGGACGCCTGCTCCCTGGCCCTTGGCTTCTTCACGAAGCGTCAGGGCCGGGAGCCGACTTCACTTCGAGACTCAGGTCGTGCCGCCGCCCGACGGCTCCGAGCCGCCCGACGACGTGGGCGGAGTCGGAGGCGTCGGTGCGCCACCGCCTTCGCTTCCACCAGAGCCGCTTCCACCAGACGAACCCTGACCGCCGCCGCGCTCGCCGCCACGGTCCCCGCGCTCACCCCGTGACTCACCGCCACGGCGCTCGCCCCGTTCACCACCCCGGTCTCCGCCGCGCTCACCGCGCTCGCCACCGCGCTGTTCGCCGCCACGGTCTCCGCGCTCGCCACCACGCTGCTCGCCGCCACCGCGCTGCTCGCCGCCACCGCGCTGCTCGCCGCCACCACGCTGCTCGCCGCCCCGGTCGCCCCGGGGACGGTCGCCGCCCCGGTCGGGACGCCGGCCATCGCGCCTGTCACCGCCCCGGTCACCACCACCCCGGTCGCCGCGCTCACCGCGCTCGCCACCGCCACGGTCGCCGCGCTCACCACCACGGTCCCTGTCGCGGCCGCCGCCCCTGCGGCCCTGGTCCTGGCGCCCGTAGCCACCGCCGCCGTTGCTGTCCGGCTTGCGCTGCTGCATGGCCAGCTCGCCGTCACCGGAGCCCGGCGACGAGGCCACCTTGTGCTCGGGGCCCGTGGCCGAGCGGCCGTAGATGTCATACTGCTCGCGGTGGTAGTTCTGCTGCGCCTTGACCTGGATGGACTTGTTGTACCGGTCCATCAGGTGGCGCAGCTCGTTGCGCTCCTCGCCCTGGAGCAGCCGCGCGACTTCCGCGTTGCAGTTGATGACCAGCGTGGAGTCCTTGTAGCCCGGAGCCTCGCGGCGAATCTCCCGGAAGATTTCGTACGCCACCGTGGTGGCCGTCTTCACGAAGCCGTTGCCGTCGCAGTACGGGCAGTCCTCGTGGAGCATGCGGCCGATGGACTCGCGCACGCGCTTGCGCGTCATCTCCACGAGGCCCAGCTCGGAGATGCGCAGCACGTTCGTCTTGGCCTTGTCGCGGCCCAGTGCCTCCTGCAGCGACTTGAAGACCTTGTCCCGGTTCTGCGCCTTCTCCATGTCGATGAAGTCGCAGATGATGATGCCGCCGATGTTGCGCAGCCGGAGCTGGTAGACAATCTCCTTGGCCGCCTCGACGTTGATCTTCGTAATCGTCTCTTCGAGGCTCTTCTTGCCGACGTAGCGGCCCGAGTTGACGTCGATGGCGGTGAGCGCCTCGGCCTGGTCGATGATGAGGTAGCCGCCGCTCTTCAGCCACACCTTGCGCTGGGTGGCACGCTGCAGCTCCTGCTCGATGCCGTACGCGTCGAAGACGGTGTCGTCGCCCTCGTGCAGGGCCACCCTGTCCCGCAGCGCGGGGTCCTGTGCGGTGACGAAGCCGAGGATGCGCTCGTACTCCTCGCGGTCATCGACGACGAGCTTCTCCACGTCATGCGCGAAGAGGTCGCGCGTGGCGCGCAGGATGAGGTCCAGGTCCGGGTGCAGCAGGCCGGGGCCGCCGCGCTTCTCGTTACGGCGCACCACCTGGTTCCACACCTCGATGAGGAACCGGATGTCGCTCTCCAGCTTCTCCTGGGGAACGTTCTCCGCCACCGTGCGGACGATGAAGCCCGTCCCGGGCGGGCGCAGCTTGTCCACGATTTCGCGCAGCCGGCGGCGCTCCTTCTCGTTGGAGATGCGGCGGCTGATGCCCACGTGGTCCACCGTGGGCATGAACACCAGGTGACGGCCGGGGATGGAGATGTGCGAGGTGAGGCGCGCGCCCTTCGTGCCGATGGGGTCCTTGGAAATCTGGACGACGACCTCCTGGCCCACCTTCAGCAGGTCTTCAATCTTGTCCGTCCGGCGCTGCTTGGGCTTCTCCTTCTCGTCGTCGCGCTTGTCGCGGCGCTTCTCCTCCGGCGGGCGCCGGCCCTTGTCCTTCTCGCGGTCCTTCTCCCGTCCCTCCCGGGCGCGGGGCTCGCGAGCCTCCCGCGCCTCGCGGGGCGTGCGGCGCTCACCGGAGACCTCGGCGGGACGCGCGGCCTGGGCCGGCGCGGACTCGGCGCCAGCGGGCGGGGGGATGATTTCGCTCAGCGCGGTGGCGGAGGCCGGCGGAGGCTCGGGCGGCAGCATCGCCACGGCCAGCGCCGCGGCGGTGAGGCTCTCCTCGGAAGGGGCCGATGCGGCCGACTCCACGGAGGTGGCCGCGATGGCCGCCTCGGAGGAGCCCTCCGAAACAACGGGCGCGGGCGCCTCGGTCATCGGGGCGGTCTGCACCGCCTCAGTCACTGGAGCCGCCGGGGCGGGCGCCTCGGAAGGAGCTACCGCCACCTCGGGAGCCGCGCTGGCCGCAGGGGCCTCCACGGCGGCCGGCGCCTCGGCCTCGGCGTCCACCGGAGCGGGAGTGCGCTCCGGAATGCTCACGGCCGGCGCGTTGGCGGCCAGCTCCATGACGGTGTCGCGGGGCAGGGACTCGGACACGGGGAGGTGCGCGGCGGGCTCGCCGGCCACCTCCTCCACCTCGGCCTCCACCAGGGGGTGGTGGACGTGGGCGGCCTCGGCCGCGTCGGCCTCGGACTCGGTGGGGACTTCCGGCGCGTCCTCGTGCTCGCCCTCGGTCAGCTCGAACTGGGCGCGCGCGAAGTCGGGGTCGTAGACGACGTCACTGACGTAGAGGAAGGCGGCCTTCTCCAGGCCGATGTCCACGAAGGCGGCCTGCATGCCCGGGAGCACCCGGACGACCCGACCCTTGTAGATGTTTCCGACGACTCCCTTGTCCTTCTTACGCTCGAGGTAGAACTCCGCGATGTGGCCGCCCTCTACGAGCGCCACGCGCGTCTCGCGACCCGCGGCGTTGATGACCAGGATGCTGCTCATGGATGAATCCTGCACGCGCGCGCGGTAGGGCGGACCTCACCGGACGGGAGGCGGCAAGACGCCGCGCCTCCGAGCACGCTGCGAAGGGAGAGGCGGCCGCCGGCGGACCTCCAGCGTAGCGGGCCTGCCCGGACGTTCCGGGTGCGGCTCGCGTCATGCTGTCGAGGACCGAGGGGACCACCGCCTGCTCCTCCGAGTTCATGTCGCCCCGCATTGCGACCGGCACCGTGCCGGGCGAGGCCTTGTCTTCAAAACGCGTTCGAGCCCCTCCACCACGCGCGTGCCGCCCGCTCTTCTATCCGCACCCGGTCGGTGCCCGTCGTGGGCCACCTTGGGGGGGCGACTGGAGCCTCGGTGCAGCCGGCGCGCCCGGATGAGACCGGAGACGCAACCCGTCAAAATCCCTACCGGACCTGACCTCCGACAACGCGGAGCGTCACACAACCGTCCAGAAACACGAGGAGTTTTCCACTCCCCGCCCGCTGTGTAAAGCCGAGAAACGGCATCCATCCACTGTCTGGCAGAAGCAGGCACCTGTCCGGCCGGGCTTCAGGCCTGGGCGGGGACCTGCTTGCGGCCCTCGGGCTTGTCCAGTCGCCCGCGAGGCCGGCGGACGAGTCTCAGGCCCGTCCAGGTGGCGTCGATGGTGCAGATTTTGTTGTCCACCAGGCCGATGTCGAGGGCCGCGTGGCGGACGAAGTCCTCGGAGAGGCTCGTCTTGACGCCCTCGCCGCCGGGCCAGCACACCCAGATGCCGCCCGTCAGGGCCATGGCGCGCGCCAGGGCGGGCAGGCGCTGCACCAATTCCTGGGCGTCCGAGGTGAAGAAGAGGATGACATCCAGGCCTGTGACCGCGGTGATGAGGAACTCCACCCCATCCGGCAGCGGGTTGAGCTTCTGCACGAAGCCCCGCGGCGGGTTGATGACGGAGACCTTGGACCCGGCCCGGATGCCCAGCATGGCCGGCAGGGATGCCAGCGCGTAGGGCGTCATGACGTGCGCTCCACGATGAATTGACTGAACTCGCCAGTGGCTTCGCCGTCCATACGCTCCACGCCCGACACCCTAGCCTGGGTTGGACCGCGCTGACACCAGCGGATGAATTCTTCCAGCACTGCGGGCGCTCCCTCCACCACGGCCTCCACGGCGCCGTCGGAGCGGTTGCGCACCCACCCGGTGAGCCCCAGGCGCACGGCTTCGGTGCGGGCGCTCTCCCGGAAGAAGACGCCCTGCACCTTGCCCTGGATTCGCAGCGTTACCCGCCGCGTGCCACTCATGGACCTGAAGCCTCACCCTCTGGCGTTGGCCTGCAACAACTGCAGGAACGCCTGCTCGTCCAGGATTCTTACCCCGAGTTCCTGTGCCTTCTTCAGCTTGCTACCGGCATCGTCGCCGGCAACGAGAAAATCGGTCTTGCGCGAGACACTTCCCGCCACCTTGCCACCACGCCGTTCAACCTCCTCCTTGGCCTGCTCCCGCGACATGCCCGTCATGGCCCCGGTGAGCACCACCGTCTTGCCCACGAAGGGGCCCCCGGTGGCGACCTGGGGAGGAGCGGGGGAGACGCCCGCCCGCAGCAGGGCCTCCACGGCCTCGCGGTTCTGCGGCTCCTGGAAGAAGGCGTGGATGACCTGGGCCATGACGGGGCCCACGTCCTTCACCCGGGTGATGTCGTCCAGGCTGGCGGTGAAGAGCATGCGCACGTCCGGGAAGGCCTCGGCCAGCGCCTTGGCCGTGGCGTCGCCCACGTGGCGGATGCCCAGCGAGTAGAGGAAGCGGCGCTGGGTGGTCTGCTTGGAGCCCTCCACTGAAGCCAGCAGGTTGTCGGCGCTCTTGTCCCCCATGCGCTCCAGCGTCAGCAGCTTCTCCCGGGTGAGCGCGTACAGGTCGGCGAAGGTCTTCACCGTCCCCGTGGTCACCAGTTGCGCGGCCAGCTTGTCGCCCAGTCCTTCAATGTCCATGGCGATGCGGCTGGCGAAGTGGCGGACCTTCTCCACCAGCTGCGCGGGGCACGAGGCGCCGGTGCAGCGGATGATGGCCCCGTCCTCGTCCTTCACCGCCACCGCGCCGCACACCGGGCAGTGCTTGGGGAACTCGAAGGGCTTGGAGTCCTGGGGGCGCTTCGACGGCACCACGGAGACGATTTCCGGAATCACGTCGCCGGCGCGGCGCACGAAGACGGTGTCGCCCTTGCGCACGTCCTTGCGGCGCAGCTCGTCCTCGTTGTGCAGCGTGGCGCGTCCCACCATGACGCCGCCCACCTTCACCGGCTTCAGGTGCGCCACCGGGGTGAGCGCGCCGGTGCGGCCCACCTGGATGCCGATGTCCTCCACCAGGGTGGACTCCTCCTCTGGAGGGAACTTGTAGGCCACCGCCCAGCGGGGACTCTTGGAGACCTGGCCCAGGCGCCGGCGCTGGTCCTCGTCGTCCACCTTCACCACCATGCCGTCAACCTCGAAGGGCAGCCCGTGGCGGCCCTTGAGCGAGTCGTCATGCGCCTTTCGTACGCCGTCGATGCCCTCGGCGCGGACGTAGCGGTTGATGGGCAGGCCGAGCGTCTTGAGGTACTCCAGCTTCTCGATGTGCGACTTGAAGTCCGGCACG from Pyxidicoccus trucidator harbors:
- a CDS encoding Rne/Rng family ribonuclease → MSSILVINAAGRETRVALVEGGHIAEFYLERKKDKGVVGNIYKGRVVRVLPGMQAAFVDIGLEKAAFLYVSDVVYDPDFARAQFELTEGEHEDAPEVPTESEADAAEAAHVHHPLVEAEVEEVAGEPAAHLPVSESLPRDTVMELAANAPAVSIPERTPAPVDAEAEAPAAVEAPAASAAPEVAVAPSEAPAPAAPVTEAVQTAPMTEAPAPVVSEGSSEAAIAATSVESAASAPSEESLTAAALAVAMLPPEPPPASATALSEIIPPPAGAESAPAQAARPAEVSGERRTPREAREAREPRAREGREKDREKDKGRRPPEEKRRDKRDDEKEKPKQRRTDKIEDLLKVGQEVVVQISKDPIGTKGARLTSHISIPGRHLVFMPTVDHVGISRRISNEKERRRLREIVDKLRPPGTGFIVRTVAENVPQEKLESDIRFLIEVWNQVVRRNEKRGGPGLLHPDLDLILRATRDLFAHDVEKLVVDDREEYERILGFVTAQDPALRDRVALHEGDDTVFDAYGIEQELQRATQRKVWLKSGGYLIIDQAEALTAIDVNSGRYVGKKSLEETITKINVEAAKEIVYQLRLRNIGGIIICDFIDMEKAQNRDKVFKSLQEALGRDKAKTNVLRISELGLVEMTRKRVRESIGRMLHEDCPYCDGNGFVKTATTVAYEIFREIRREAPGYKDSTLVINCNAEVARLLQGEERNELRHLMDRYNKSIQVKAQQNYHREQYDIYGRSATGPEHKVASSPGSGDGELAMQQRKPDSNGGGGYGRQDQGRRGGGRDRDRGGERGDRGGGERGERGDRGGGDRGGDRRDGRRPDRGGDRPRGDRGGEQRGGGEQRGGGEQRGGGEQRGGERGDRGGEQRGGERGERGGDRGGERGERRGGESRGERGDRGGERGGGQGSSGGSGSGGSEGGGAPTPPTPPTSSGGSEPSGGGTT
- a CDS encoding YhjD/YihY/BrkB family envelope integrity protein, with the translated sequence MTANPLPWLRATRARAQAWAVRLWTPFEATQVGRFATDTFMAARTVAQGFRGENLRLRAAALTYISMFSLVPLLTVALVLLTAFHQDGFKAELRRVVGELLDPGVVGKTSVFLDRFLQPSNRIAIGSAGFLAVMLSAGSLLRQLDGAVNELWGIRRQRPWGVRLLIYAGLLVLGPFFLAVSFSGTGKVRDFLQSHAPHAPSFILLGTTLIAVASLTLLYYWTPYSHVRVRSALAGGLVAGLGWIVAKQVYAEFAVRSFRHNPIYASLSALPLFLAWVYVSWLLLLFGARLSYAVEHAAFRDSLFAFGSHPRAYELVGARIAQEATLAWVDGTQAPTPRELATRLRVPESLVHEVVDRMVEAELLERLRRGGVRPARDPATLTLADTTLAVHGVMISGDAESWEGPRAPGFEQMEPLFQAADCAGLDMLRRTRWLDLVVPLRPGLAEAVPAPPRRVAAGGNP
- the ligA gene encoding NAD-dependent DNA ligase LigA; its protein translation is MDDFQKAEARARELRHELAHHNYRYYVLDSPEISDAGYDKLMRELQGLEEKHPSLQTPDSPTQRVGGAAVDEFGEVVHRVPMLSLANIFDDEGLQEFDERIRKLLGLPGVTYVCEPKLDGLAISLRFEKGVFVQGATRGDGTTGEDVTSNLRTIRSLPMELLPQDGVKVPGLLEVRGEVFIRKADFQKLNEKREEEGEPLFANPRNAAAGSLRQLDPKETAARPLSVYLYECVPGDGVPDFKSHIEKLEYLKTLGLPINRYVRAEGIDGVRKAHDDSLKGRHGLPFEVDGMVVKVDDEDQRRRLGQVSKSPRWAVAYKFPPEEESTLVEDIGIQVGRTGALTPVAHLKPVKVGGVMVGRATLHNEDELRRKDVRKGDTVFVRRAGDVIPEIVSVVPSKRPQDSKPFEFPKHCPVCGAVAVKDEDGAIIRCTGASCPAQLVEKVRHFASRIAMDIEGLGDKLAAQLVTTGTVKTFADLYALTREKLLTLERMGDKSADNLLASVEGSKQTTQRRFLYSLGIRHVGDATAKALAEAFPDVRMLFTASLDDITRVKDVGPVMAQVIHAFFQEPQNREAVEALLRAGVSPAPPQVATGGPFVGKTVVLTGAMTGMSREQAKEEVERRGGKVAGSVSRKTDFLVAGDDAGSKLKKAQELGVRILDEQAFLQLLQANARG
- a CDS encoding acylphosphatase; amino-acid sequence: MSGTRRVTLRIQGKVQGVFFRESARTEAVRLGLTGWVRNRSDGAVEAVVEGAPAVLEEFIRWCQRGPTQARVSGVERMDGEATGEFSQFIVERTS
- a CDS encoding DUF3052 family protein, with protein sequence MTPYALASLPAMLGIRAGSKVSVINPPRGFVQKLNPLPDGVEFLITAVTGLDVILFFTSDAQELVQRLPALARAMALTGGIWVCWPGGEGVKTSLSEDFVRHAALDIGLVDNKICTIDATWTGLRLVRRPRGRLDKPEGRKQVPAQA